One region of Micromonospora ureilytica genomic DNA includes:
- a CDS encoding MarR family winged helix-turn-helix transcriptional regulator: MDAPRWLDAREDRAWRGYRRMRRLLDLELARELTHDAGLSEPDYDVLSDLSETPPGRLRLSELANRMLWSRSRLSHHLSRMQQRGLVTREECADDARGSIVVLTPAGRQAIESAAPGHVAAVRRHLIDLLTPAEVDALGALTHRVVDHLADPSLRATRPQPAAEA; the protein is encoded by the coding sequence ATGGACGCACCCCGTTGGCTGGACGCGCGGGAGGACCGCGCCTGGCGCGGCTACCGCCGGATGCGTCGCCTGCTCGACCTGGAGCTGGCCCGGGAGCTGACCCACGACGCCGGCCTCTCCGAGCCGGACTACGACGTGTTGTCCGACCTCTCCGAGACACCCCCGGGGCGCCTGCGCCTCAGCGAGCTGGCAAACAGGATGCTGTGGTCACGTAGCCGGCTCTCCCACCACCTGAGCCGGATGCAGCAGCGTGGCCTGGTGACCCGCGAGGAGTGCGCCGACGATGCCCGCGGCTCGATCGTCGTGCTCACCCCGGCGGGCCGGCAGGCCATCGAGTCCGCCGCACCCGGTCATGTGGCCGCCGTCCGCCGGCACCTGATCGACCTGCTCACCCCCGCGGAGGTCGACGCCCTCGGCGCGCTCACCCACCGGGTGGTCGACCATCTCGCCGACCCGAGCCTGCGGGCCACCCGGCCGCAGCCCGCGGCGGAGGCCTGA
- a CDS encoding putative RNA methyltransferase: MDPRILDRLRCPVCGEPLTEATAGTTSALRCLRRHSFDIARQGYVNLLTGRAPHVGDTAEMVAARADFQAAGHYDVISAALVDAATEAVGRLRATPTPDVGAYPLVVDAGAGTGRYLGAVLAALPDAVGLALDVSKPALRRAARAHPRAAAALADTWQRLPLADASTAVLLNVFAPRNGTEFHRVLDPAGTLLVVTPDTDHLAELVDALDLLRVDPDKADRVADSLGGHFTLVSSAGHRAELALTRPEVATVVGMGPSAWHTDPVALATRLAALPEPVRVTVAVRVDAYRPH; this comes from the coding sequence GTGGACCCCCGCATCCTCGACCGACTGCGCTGCCCGGTCTGCGGCGAGCCGCTGACCGAGGCGACCGCCGGCACCACAAGTGCGCTGCGCTGCCTGCGCCGGCACAGCTTCGACATCGCCCGGCAGGGGTACGTCAACCTGCTCACCGGTCGCGCGCCGCACGTCGGTGACACCGCCGAGATGGTCGCCGCCCGCGCCGACTTCCAAGCCGCCGGCCACTACGACGTCATCTCGGCCGCCCTCGTCGACGCCGCGACGGAAGCCGTCGGCCGGCTCCGCGCGACGCCGACACCCGACGTCGGGGCGTACCCCCTGGTGGTGGACGCCGGCGCCGGCACCGGCCGGTACCTCGGCGCGGTCCTGGCGGCGCTGCCGGACGCCGTGGGTCTGGCCCTGGACGTCTCCAAGCCGGCGCTGCGCCGCGCGGCCCGCGCGCATCCCCGGGCCGCCGCCGCGCTCGCCGACACCTGGCAGCGACTGCCGCTCGCGGACGCCTCGACCGCCGTGCTGCTGAACGTCTTCGCCCCGCGAAACGGCACCGAGTTCCACCGGGTGCTCGATCCGGCCGGGACGCTGTTGGTGGTCACGCCCGACACCGACCACCTCGCCGAGTTGGTGGATGCCCTCGACCTGCTGCGGGTGGACCCGGACAAGGCCGACCGGGTGGCCGACAGCCTGGGCGGGCACTTCACGCTGGTCAGCTCGGCCGGGCACCGCGCGGAGCTGGCGCTGACCCGACCGGAGGTCGCCACAGTGGTCGGGATGGGCCCCAGCGCCTGGCACACCGACCCGGTCGCGCTCGCCACCCGGCTGGCGGCCCTGCCCGAGCCGGTCCGGGTGACTGTGGCGGTCCGGGTGGACGCGTACCGGCCCCACTGA
- a CDS encoding adenosine deaminase, whose translation MVATIRYEDIVKVPKALLHDHLDGGLRPATIVDLAAEVGHELPATDPEALGRWFADAADSGSLERYLETFAHTVAVMQTAPALRRVARECALDLAADGVVYAEVRFAPEQHLERDLSLDEVVEAVLAGFAEGTAQAVEAGLSIRVGTLLTAMRHAARSQEIAELAVRHRDVGVVGFDIAGAEAGFPPTRHLDAFEYLQRENFHFTIHAGEAFGLPSIWQAIQWCGADRLGHGVRIVDDIAPDGSLGRLAAYVRDKRIPLELCPSSNVQTGAVASIADHPIGLLRDLRFRATVNTDNRLMSGTSMSREMSLLVETFGYGWKELQWFTINAMKSAFIPFDERLRIIDEVIKPAYAKLLA comes from the coding sequence ATGGTCGCAACTATCCGGTACGAGGACATTGTCAAGGTCCCGAAGGCGCTGCTGCACGACCACCTCGACGGCGGGCTGCGGCCGGCGACGATCGTCGACCTGGCCGCCGAGGTGGGCCACGAACTGCCCGCCACCGACCCGGAAGCGCTCGGACGCTGGTTCGCGGACGCGGCGGACTCCGGCTCGCTGGAGCGCTACCTCGAGACGTTCGCGCACACCGTGGCGGTCATGCAGACCGCGCCCGCGCTGCGTCGGGTGGCCCGCGAGTGTGCCCTGGACCTGGCCGCCGACGGAGTGGTCTACGCGGAGGTGCGCTTCGCCCCGGAGCAGCACCTGGAACGGGACCTGAGCCTGGACGAGGTGGTCGAGGCGGTGCTGGCCGGGTTCGCCGAGGGCACTGCCCAGGCGGTCGAGGCGGGCCTGAGCATCCGGGTGGGCACCCTGCTGACCGCGATGCGGCACGCCGCCCGCTCGCAGGAGATCGCGGAGCTGGCCGTACGGCACCGGGACGTCGGGGTGGTCGGCTTCGACATCGCCGGCGCCGAGGCGGGCTTCCCGCCCACCCGACACCTGGACGCCTTCGAGTACCTCCAGCGGGAGAACTTCCACTTCACCATCCACGCCGGCGAGGCGTTCGGTCTGCCGTCGATCTGGCAGGCGATCCAGTGGTGCGGAGCGGACCGGCTCGGCCACGGAGTGCGGATCGTCGACGACATCGCCCCCGACGGCTCGCTCGGTCGGCTGGCCGCGTACGTCCGGGACAAGCGGATCCCGCTGGAGCTGTGCCCCTCGTCGAACGTGCAGACCGGCGCGGTGGCCTCGATCGCGGACCACCCGATCGGCCTGCTGCGGGACCTGCGCTTCCGGGCGACCGTCAACACCGACAACCGGCTGATGAGCGGCACCTCGATGTCGCGGGAGATGTCGCTGCTGGTGGAGACGTTCGGCTACGGCTGGAAGGAGTTGCAGTGGTTCACCATCAATGCGATGAAGAGCGCCTTCATCCCGTTCGACGAACGGCTGCGGATCATCGATGAGGTGATCAAGCCGGCGTACGCGAAGTTGCTGGCCTGA
- a CDS encoding DUF4272 domain-containing protein, whose protein sequence is MTVAAPDPREVREASLDELSRLGLPLPPAQFPLVWEPGDQIDLRPTAEIEARIAVLHLILARCFGMPPQAAMSWLLGSHLVDMVTPPEWQFVMGGKGDHRSFVLHHDALFALAWVLGLSKQLDPTLAVDERLVERLPHIAEGETFPHWRSRILTAPQHPADAAALLDLHYCLDWAYLETERGGRRAPGLVDANAIGQRRWALEWAVILRGPYHDEPPGWEEVDLST, encoded by the coding sequence GTGACCGTTGCTGCCCCCGACCCACGTGAGGTGCGCGAGGCGAGCCTGGACGAGCTGTCCCGGCTCGGCCTGCCGTTGCCGCCGGCCCAGTTTCCGCTCGTCTGGGAGCCGGGTGACCAGATCGACCTGCGACCGACCGCGGAGATCGAGGCGCGGATCGCGGTGCTGCACCTGATCCTGGCCCGCTGCTTCGGGATGCCCCCGCAGGCGGCGATGAGCTGGCTGCTCGGTTCGCACCTGGTCGACATGGTCACCCCGCCGGAGTGGCAGTTCGTGATGGGCGGCAAGGGCGACCACCGGTCGTTCGTGCTGCACCACGACGCGCTCTTCGCGCTGGCCTGGGTGCTCGGGCTGAGCAAGCAACTCGACCCCACCCTGGCCGTCGACGAGCGGCTGGTCGAGCGGCTGCCGCACATCGCCGAGGGGGAGACCTTCCCGCACTGGCGCTCCCGGATCCTCACGGCGCCGCAGCACCCGGCCGACGCGGCAGCCCTGCTCGACCTGCACTACTGCCTGGACTGGGCGTACCTGGAGACCGAGCGCGGCGGCCGACGTGCGCCGGGTCTGGTCGACGCGAACGCGATCGGGCAGCGGCGTTGGGCGCTGGAGTGGGCGGTGATCCTGCGCGGGCCGTACCACGACGAGCCGCCCGGCTGGGAAGAGGTCGACCTCTCCACCTGA
- a CDS encoding PPOX class F420-dependent oxidoreductase has translation MSTNQLWELFGQRGRGVLVTVRRDGRPQLSNLDYLAEPGLIRCSTTGDRAKVRNLRRDPRASFHVTTPDGGAYAVAEGTVTLSEPAVATTDETVDELVEVYRRIRGDHPDWADYRAAMVADGRLVIRLDVHRVYGWRP, from the coding sequence ATGTCAACAAACCAGCTGTGGGAGCTGTTCGGTCAGCGCGGGCGCGGGGTGCTGGTCACAGTGCGCCGGGACGGGCGGCCCCAGCTGTCCAACCTCGACTACCTGGCCGAGCCGGGGTTGATCCGCTGCTCCACCACCGGCGACCGGGCGAAGGTGCGCAACCTGCGCCGCGATCCCCGGGCCAGCTTCCACGTGACCACGCCGGACGGCGGCGCGTACGCGGTCGCGGAGGGGACCGTGACCCTCAGCGAGCCGGCCGTGGCCACCACCGACGAGACGGTCGACGAGCTGGTCGAGGTCTATCGCCGAATTCGCGGCGACCACCCGGACTGGGCGGACTACCGCGCCGCCATGGTTGCCGACGGACGGCTCGTGATCCGCCTCGACGTGCACCGGGTGTACGGCTGGCGGCCGTGA
- a CDS encoding sensor histidine kinase, with translation MSKRPKTAGSFLSRLGRPASRLQDMPIWSKLGLIMIVPTIATVVVGTSGLVDHVETLNNANRAGDLANLSSYSGDLVDSLQDERTAAVLLLGANGTQPTAQYQEAYNRVNARVDQDAAPYRQQRTEVEDLPSSLEGLLDSIDQNLQDLAGVRSQVFNGKLALTETVQAYEGLISDLLAIRDSSTQLAGDNQLSDRMRAAAAVAREKEFLAVRRVVVHRALGVQGRQRLTPALRRDYVASDTGQQQALQSFKAVATPDDAKFHDQTVAGGDRRQAQNYTGWIDGNTTGDMRGAPFGPDQWEAAMTANAKLIRTVEVKLDSEVVDQADTLRSDVQRQVFLETGLLLSMLLLAILFAYLVARSMARSLRELRQGALSVAQYGLPQAVARLRDPQVVGQLSPVQLANQIAEPLPVRSKDEFGQVTEAFNAVHLEAVRTAAEQAALRASVATMFVNLARRSQILVDRLIGHLDRLERGEEDPDRLAELFQLDHLATRMRRNDENLLVLAGADSTRVQREPAALIDVLRAAQSEVEHYTRIDFGVIDRDIEVAAHAVNDLVHLVAELFDNATAFSPPDSQVMVEARRVGDRSSLYVEDRGIGISADQLHDLNERLATPPQVDVAVSRMMGLVVVARLASRHGVRVELRPGSDRGTVAEVSLPTSVLVPRALSGRVQQPPALPAAGTHQFGGPQSGAHQFGGPQSGGPAPVFGALPALGNGPRPSESGNQVTLGGRPFDPASRNGAGTPANGGAYRSMPAWSDLTGAAGTNGVNGGDGFTPRSANGPGTDPLPQRRAGDETPTTGQQPSIPRQLPSSPEAHPYSAPPVSAQPYSGAPVSASPASGQPYSGQPYSGAPYGGAPVSAAPASGQPYAGPPVSASPVSASPASGQPYSNQPYSAPPASGQSFSGFAPRSAPPAQAASAPAPPAWPPVPGSDRDTATPPVPERLAAALDMTTELPRVPRPGEQPAAAQPPAPTPAPAPQTRPTPQQPQAQNRQRYADETMELPIFRELESAWFRTRRPGSEETAAGGQPATNGDSATQQFATVEATGRAVHKTPPGTTGNTPMADTPTVGGAPRDNGSTANEGTRPSLAESLPNRRPQPQSNGWQTAADDGWRAASAAAGATPVSETTTTGLPKRKPMAQLVPGAVEKPTTSVQRRSPEAVRGLLSAYHRGVQRGRSTSDNPTSPEATPGGQSSQSGSGPVAGSGQKEQEG, from the coding sequence GTGAGCAAACGGCCAAAGACGGCGGGCTCCTTCCTGTCGCGGCTGGGCCGGCCGGCCAGTCGGCTCCAGGACATGCCGATCTGGTCCAAGCTCGGTCTCATCATGATCGTGCCGACCATCGCCACGGTCGTCGTGGGCACCAGTGGTCTCGTCGACCACGTGGAGACGCTCAACAATGCCAACCGAGCTGGCGATCTGGCGAACCTGTCGAGCTATTCAGGTGACCTGGTCGACAGCCTGCAGGACGAGCGGACCGCCGCCGTGCTGCTGCTGGGCGCGAACGGGACGCAGCCGACCGCTCAGTACCAGGAGGCCTACAACCGGGTGAACGCCCGGGTGGATCAGGACGCGGCCCCCTACCGGCAGCAGCGGACCGAGGTCGAGGACCTGCCGAGCAGCCTCGAGGGTCTGCTCGACAGCATCGACCAGAACCTGCAGGACCTGGCGGGCGTCCGCAGCCAGGTGTTCAACGGAAAGCTCGCGCTCACCGAGACCGTGCAGGCGTACGAGGGCCTGATCAGCGACCTGCTCGCCATCCGCGACTCGTCCACGCAGCTCGCCGGTGACAACCAGCTGAGCGACCGGATGCGCGCCGCCGCGGCGGTCGCCCGGGAGAAGGAGTTCCTGGCCGTACGCCGGGTCGTCGTGCACCGCGCGCTGGGCGTTCAGGGCCGACAGCGCCTGACCCCGGCTCTGCGCAGGGACTACGTCGCCAGTGACACCGGCCAGCAGCAGGCCCTGCAGAGCTTCAAGGCCGTCGCCACCCCGGACGACGCGAAGTTCCACGACCAGACGGTCGCGGGCGGCGACCGCCGGCAGGCACAGAACTACACCGGCTGGATCGACGGCAACACCACAGGCGACATGCGCGGTGCGCCGTTCGGCCCGGACCAGTGGGAAGCCGCCATGACGGCCAACGCCAAGCTGATCCGCACCGTCGAAGTGAAGCTCGACAGTGAAGTGGTCGACCAGGCCGACACCCTCCGCTCGGACGTCCAGCGCCAGGTCTTCCTGGAGACCGGCCTGCTGCTCAGCATGCTGCTGCTGGCCATCCTCTTCGCCTACCTGGTGGCCCGCTCGATGGCCCGCTCACTCCGTGAGCTGCGGCAGGGCGCGCTCTCCGTGGCCCAGTACGGCCTGCCACAGGCGGTGGCCCGCCTGCGCGACCCGCAGGTCGTCGGGCAGCTCTCCCCGGTGCAGCTGGCCAACCAGATCGCCGAACCGCTGCCGGTGCGCAGCAAGGACGAGTTCGGCCAGGTGACCGAGGCGTTCAACGCCGTCCACCTGGAAGCCGTTCGCACGGCCGCCGAGCAGGCGGCACTGCGTGCCTCCGTCGCGACCATGTTCGTCAACCTGGCCCGCCGTTCCCAGATCCTGGTCGACCGCCTCATCGGGCACCTCGACCGGCTGGAGCGCGGCGAGGAGGACCCGGACCGGCTGGCCGAGCTGTTCCAGCTCGACCACCTGGCCACCCGGATGCGCCGTAACGACGAGAACCTGCTGGTGCTCGCCGGTGCCGACTCCACCCGTGTGCAGCGTGAGCCGGCCGCCCTCATCGACGTGCTGCGCGCCGCGCAGTCCGAGGTCGAGCACTACACCCGGATCGACTTCGGTGTCATCGACCGCGACATCGAGGTCGCCGCGCACGCGGTCAACGACCTGGTGCACCTGGTCGCGGAGCTGTTCGACAACGCCACCGCGTTCTCACCGCCCGACTCGCAGGTCATGGTCGAGGCTCGCCGTGTCGGCGACCGCTCCTCGCTGTACGTCGAGGACCGCGGCATCGGCATCAGCGCCGACCAGCTGCACGACCTCAACGAGCGGCTCGCGACGCCGCCCCAGGTGGACGTGGCCGTGTCCCGGATGATGGGCCTGGTCGTGGTCGCCCGGCTGGCGTCGCGGCACGGTGTCCGGGTCGAGCTGCGCCCCGGCAGCGATCGCGGCACGGTCGCCGAAGTGAGCCTGCCCACCTCGGTGCTGGTGCCCCGGGCGCTGTCCGGTCGGGTGCAGCAGCCTCCGGCGTTGCCGGCGGCCGGTACTCACCAGTTCGGTGGTCCGCAGTCCGGTGCTCACCAGTTCGGTGGTCCGCAGTCCGGTGGTCCTGCGCCGGTCTTCGGCGCGCTGCCCGCGCTGGGCAACGGCCCCCGACCGAGCGAGTCCGGTAACCAGGTCACCCTGGGCGGTCGTCCGTTCGACCCCGCTTCGCGCAACGGTGCCGGCACCCCCGCCAACGGCGGCGCGTACCGCTCGATGCCGGCCTGGTCCGACCTGACCGGCGCGGCCGGAACGAACGGCGTCAACGGCGGCGACGGGTTCACCCCGCGCTCGGCGAACGGCCCGGGGACCGACCCGCTGCCGCAGCGCCGGGCCGGCGACGAGACCCCGACCACCGGCCAGCAGCCGTCCATTCCGCGTCAACTGCCGAGCAGCCCCGAGGCGCACCCGTACTCGGCGCCGCCGGTCTCCGCGCAGCCCTACTCCGGCGCGCCGGTCTCCGCCTCGCCGGCCTCCGGGCAGCCCTACTCCGGGCAGCCCTACTCGGGTGCGCCGTACGGCGGCGCGCCGGTGTCCGCCGCTCCGGCGTCCGGGCAGCCGTACGCCGGTCCGCCGGTGTCGGCGTCGCCGGTCTCGGCCTCGCCGGCGTCCGGTCAGCCGTACTCGAACCAGCCGTACTCGGCGCCGCCCGCCTCTGGTCAGTCGTTCAGTGGCTTCGCGCCCCGATCCGCCCCGCCCGCGCAGGCAGCCAGCGCCCCGGCACCGCCGGCCTGGCCGCCAGTGCCGGGTAGCGACCGGGACACGGCCACCCCGCCGGTGCCCGAGCGGCTCGCCGCTGCGCTGGACATGACGACGGAGCTGCCGCGTGTGCCGCGACCCGGCGAGCAGCCGGCCGCAGCCCAGCCTCCGGCGCCGACCCCGGCTCCGGCCCCGCAGACTCGGCCGACGCCGCAGCAGCCGCAGGCACAGAACCGTCAGCGGTACGCGGACGAGACGATGGAGCTGCCGATCTTCCGGGAGCTCGAGTCGGCCTGGTTCCGTACCCGTCGCCCCGGCTCCGAGGAGACCGCGGCCGGCGGCCAGCCAGCGACGAACGGCGACTCCGCGACCCAGCAGTTCGCCACGGTCGAGGCCACCGGTCGGGCAGTCCACAAGACACCACCCGGGACGACAGGTAACACACCGATGGCAGACACTCCGACGGTCGGAGGAGCGCCGCGGGACAACGGCTCCACAGCGAACGAGGGCACCCGCCCCAGCCTCGCCGAGAGCCTGCCGAACCGCAGGCCCCAACCGCAGAGCAACGGCTGGCAGACCGCCGCCGACGACGGCTGGCGTGCTGCCTCCGCGGCGGCCGGCGCGACGCCGGTGAGCGAGACCACCACGACCGGTCTGCCGAAACGCAAGCCGATGGCGCAGCTGGTGCCCGGCGCGGTGGAGAAGCCCACCACCTCGGTCCAGCGGCGCTCCCCGGAGGCGGTCCGTGGCCTGCTCTCCGCCTACCACCGGGGCGTGCAGCGAGGGCGTAGCACCTCGGACAACCCGACCAGCCCGGAGGCAACTCCGGGAGGGCAATCCTCGCAGTCTGGCTCAGGCCCGGTGGCCGGGAGCGGGCAGAAGGAGCAAGAAGGATGA